A portion of the Oxyura jamaicensis isolate SHBP4307 breed ruddy duck chromosome 9 unlocalized genomic scaffold, BPBGC_Ojam_1.0 oxy9_random_OJ106483, whole genome shotgun sequence genome contains these proteins:
- the LOC118157681 gene encoding transferrin receptor protein 1-like — translation MDHARAAISNLFGGEPMSYTRFSIARQTDGDNSHVEMKLSADEEEGGEPGRPEHLHAHVAQPWRNGKNLCFLVIAAFLLLLIGFLIGYLSYRGRMQLAAKCLEGSGKCEVTPTASYLADGDETEEEEVPGPTILYWPDLKSLLSNKLSERRLEENLRQRASKYSFEAGQSEDENMAIYIHDQFKSFLLNQVWKDKHYIKLQVKGSTRNKVSVLEDGEEEELETPDAYVAYSETGSVTGKPVYANYGQKTDFQKLEKSAIQLNGTIVIVRAGKITLAEKVVNAKEKGAVGVLMYLDPYENRNTDDLVLFGHAHLGTGDPYTPGFPSFNHTQFPPIESSGLPHIAVQTISSHAASRLFSKMDGESCLPQWRGGLVVCKMTVSSNKQLTVKLDVNNVMVDRKILNIFGAITGFEEPDRYVVIGAQRDSWGPGAAKAGVGTAILLELARVISDIVKNDGYKPRRSIIFASWSAGDYGAVGATEWLEGYSATLHAKAFTYINLDAAVLGTNNIKISASPLLYALLERTMKGVKDPATNMGNLYNRVGSDWVKSIVPFGLDNAAFPFLAYSGIPVVSFGFYNKDEEYPFLGTTQDTVENLKTINSLYAHLRAAAEVAGQIALRLTHDHELFLDFGRYSEELLAFQEKFLVYDQDVKELGLNLDWLFLARGDFQRAANALRRDIENSDKENKVIRRALNDRIMKVEYDFLSPYLSPKDAPLRHIFFGKGSHTLQSLLEHLQLLKTSRSDVDLNMLREQLALATWTIKGAANALEGDIWNTDNTF, via the exons AGACAACAGCCACGTGGAGATGAAGCTGTCTGCtgatgaagaggaaggaggagagccTGGGAGGCCCGAGCACCTGCATGCCCATGTGGCTCAGCCGTGGAGGAATGGCAAGAACCTCTGCTTCCTAGTCATTGCggcttttctcctcctcttgaTTG GGTTTCTGATCGGCTACTTGAGTTACCGTGGACGAATGCAGCTGGCTGCCAAGTGTCTAGAGGGAAGTGGCAAGTGTGAGGTGACTCCTACCGCATCTTACTTAGCGGATGGTGATgaaactgaggaagaggaggttcCAGGACCAACTATCCTCTACTGGCCTGACCTTAAGAGCCTGTTGTCAAATAAGCTGTCAGAAAGGCGCCTTGAGGAGAACTTGAG GCAAAGAGCAAGTAAGTACTCCTTCGAAGCTGGCCAAAGTGAAGATGAGAACATGGCCATCTACATTCATGACCAGTTCAAGAGCTTCCTTTTGAATCAAGTGTGGAAGGATAAGCACTATATAAAGCTGCAGGTCAAAGGCAG CACCAGGAACAAAGTGTCTGTTTTGGAAGATGGTGAAGAAGAGGAACTGGAGACTCCTGATGCATATGTGGCATACAGTGAGACCGGCTCAGTTACT GGCAAACCAGTCTATGCAAACTAtggacagaaaacagattttcagaagctaGAGAAGTCAGCGATTCAACTGAATGGAACCATAGTCATCgtcagagctggaaaaataacCCTTGCTGAGAAG GTTGTGAACGCCAAGGAGAAAGGAGCAGTTGGTGTGCTGATGTACCTGGATCCGTATGAGAACAGGAACACAGACGACCTTGTCCTGTTTGGGCAC GCCCACCTTGGAACTGGAGACCCTTACACCCCAGGCTTCCCTTCTTTCAACCACACCCAGTTTCCTCCCATTGAATCTTCAGGACTACCCCACATTGCTGTTCAGACCATCTCCAGCCACGCAGCAAGCAGGCTGTTCAG CAAAATGGATGGAGAGTCATGCCTTCCCCAGTGGAGAGGTGGCCTTGTGGTCTGTAAGATGACAGTGAGCAGCAACAAGCAGCTGACAGTGAAACTGGACGTCAACAATGTCATGGTGGACAGGAAGATTCTGAACATCTTTGGTGCTATTACAGGATTTGAAGAACCAG ATCGGTACGTTGTGATTGGAGCCCAGAGAGACTCCTGGGGCCCAGGAGCAGCCAAGGCTGGCGTTGGAACTGCTATATTATTGGAACTTGCCCGTGTGATCTCAGACATAGTGAAAAATG ATGGCTACAAACCGAGGCGAAGCATCATCTTTGCTAGCTGGAGTGCTGGAGACTACGGCGCTGTGGGTGCTACGGAATGGCTGGAG GGGTACTCAGCCACGCTGCACGCCAAAGCTTTCACTTATATCAACCTGGATGCTGCAGTACTTG GCACGAACAACATCAAGATTTCTGCTAGCCCCTTGCTGTATGCACTGCTGGAGAGAACTATGAAGGGG GTAAAGGATCCAGCAACAAACATGGGAAACCTCTATAACAGAGTTGGCTCCGACTGGGTAAAATCAAT CGTTCCTTTTGGCCTAGATAATGCAGCGTTCCCTTTTCTGGCGTACTCCGGAATCCCGGTGGTGTCCTTTGGTTTCTACAAC AAAGATGAGGAATATCCCTTCTTGGGCACTACTCAGGACACTGTGGAGAACCTGAAGACAATTAACAGTCTGTACGCTCATCTGCGTGCTGCCGCGGAAGTAGCGGGACAAATTGCTCTCAGGCTGACCCATGACCACGAGCTCTTCCTAGACTTTGGGAGATACAGTGAGGAACTGTTAGCATTCCAGGAAAAGTTTTTGGTCTATGATCAGGATGTGAAG gagctggggctgaacTTGGACTGGCTGTTTCTTGCCCGTGGTGACTTCCAGCGAGCTGCAAATGCACTGAGAAGAGACATTGAAAACAGTGACAAGGAGAACAAAGTCATCCGCAGAGCCCTGAATGACAGGATCATGAAG GTGGAGTATGACTTCCTCTCCCCGTATCTCTCGCCAAAAGATGCTCCCCTTCGCCACATCTTCTTCGGCAAAGGCTCCCACACCCTGCAGAGTCTGCTGGAgcatctgcagctgctgaaaaccAGCAGGAGCGACGTGGATTTGAACATGCTGAGAGAGCAGCTGGCGCTGGCGACCTGGACCATTAAAGGGGCTGCCAATGCGTTAGAGGGTGATATTTGGAATACAGACAACACATTCTAG